One genomic region from Candidatus Endomicrobiellum trichonymphae encodes:
- a CDS encoding replication-associated recombination protein A — MKQTNFLENAANRKNKPLAARMAPSSFEEFTGQDNIVGDGKLLRRSIEADNLGSVIFFGPPGTGKSALARIIALKTKAYFEEVNAVTTSTADIRKIIAAAEARTEMSGRKTILMLDEIHHFNRSQQDALLLDVEKGIITLIGITTENPFFYINAAIISRSTVFEFQPLSKKALLYVMESALKDKENGLGSYKVKMSEEAREHLLVNACGDARKLLNALEIGVLSAEVDGEGIRIFDIRAAQESMQKRAVLYDRSGDAHYDHISAFIKSMRGTDPDAAVYWMAKMLAAGEDPRFIARRIIICASEDVGMADPGALTLAVSALNAVQFVGMPEARIILAQVAIYVACAPKSNASYMAVEQALSEVKDGKARNVPSHLKDANLDSEKLGHGRGYKYPHDFEGHYTQQEYWTDPVEFYVPTKEGCEEKIRERLLGIRKKKNKA; from the coding sequence ATGAAACAGACAAATTTCCTTGAAAATGCTGCAAATCGAAAGAATAAACCGCTGGCGGCAAGGATGGCGCCTAGTAGTTTTGAAGAATTTACGGGACAAGACAATATTGTGGGAGACGGCAAGCTTTTGCGTCGTTCAATAGAAGCTGATAATCTCGGTTCTGTAATTTTTTTCGGTCCGCCTGGAACGGGCAAAAGCGCATTGGCAAGAATTATTGCCTTAAAAACGAAAGCATACTTTGAAGAAGTAAATGCAGTAACGACCAGCACAGCCGATATAAGAAAAATAATAGCGGCTGCAGAAGCGAGAACGGAGATGTCAGGTAGGAAAACTATTCTTATGCTTGATGAAATTCATCATTTCAACCGTTCGCAACAGGATGCATTGCTTCTAGATGTTGAGAAAGGAATAATAACGTTAATCGGTATAACGACGGAAAATCCTTTTTTTTATATCAATGCCGCTATTATTTCAAGAAGCACGGTTTTTGAATTTCAACCTTTGTCGAAAAAAGCGCTTTTATATGTTATGGAATCGGCTTTAAAAGATAAAGAAAACGGACTTGGAAGCTACAAAGTTAAAATGTCGGAAGAAGCAAGAGAACATTTGCTTGTTAATGCGTGCGGTGATGCCAGAAAACTTCTTAATGCTCTTGAAATAGGCGTTCTTTCTGCAGAAGTTGACGGAGAAGGCATAAGAATTTTTGATATCAGAGCGGCTCAGGAATCAATGCAGAAAAGAGCAGTTTTATACGATCGATCAGGAGACGCTCATTATGATCATATTTCCGCATTCATTAAATCAATGCGGGGAACAGATCCCGATGCGGCTGTTTACTGGATGGCAAAAATGCTTGCAGCTGGAGAAGATCCTCGCTTTATTGCAAGAAGGATAATAATTTGTGCTTCTGAAGATGTTGGTATGGCAGATCCCGGAGCTTTAACGCTTGCGGTTTCTGCGCTTAATGCGGTTCAATTTGTCGGCATGCCTGAAGCGAGGATAATTTTAGCTCAGGTGGCTATTTACGTAGCTTGTGCCCCGAAATCCAACGCTTCTTATATGGCTGTCGAACAAGCTTTGTCGGAAGTTAAAGACGGTAAAGCTAGAAATGTTCCAAGTCATTTAAAAGATGCAAATCTTGATAGCGAAAAACTGGGGCACGGACGTGGATACAAATATCCGCATGATTTTGAAGGACATTATACGCAGCAGGAATATTGGACTGATCCTGTGGAATTTTATGTACCTACAAAAGAAGGCTGTGAGGAGAAAATTCGTGAGCGGTTACTTGGAATCAGAAAAAAGAAAAATAAGGCATGA
- a CDS encoding DJ-1/PfpI family protein, giving the protein MNRVVFITAPEIFRDEEYYKPKKVLEDTGIEVITASVKTGELRGRFGFKTTSMLLIQEINPNDFDAIVYIGGNGSVIFFDNHYALKLANDFFKQRKPVSSICIAGVILANAGILKGKKATVFIDGKEALIKGGAIYTGNPLEIDGNIITAKGPDVAEDFGKAILKSLE; this is encoded by the coding sequence ATGAATAGGGTCGTATTTATAACCGCCCCCGAAATATTCAGAGATGAAGAATATTATAAACCTAAAAAAGTTCTTGAGGATACAGGCATTGAAGTCATAACTGCAAGCGTAAAAACCGGAGAACTTAGAGGCAGATTCGGGTTTAAAACAACAAGCATGCTTTTAATTCAAGAGATCAATCCAAATGATTTTGATGCAATAGTATATATAGGTGGCAACGGATCGGTCATATTTTTTGATAACCACTATGCATTAAAGCTTGCAAATGATTTTTTTAAACAGCGTAAACCTGTGTCTTCAATATGCATAGCGGGCGTGATTCTTGCAAATGCAGGTATTTTAAAAGGAAAAAAAGCAACGGTTTTCATTGACGGAAAAGAAGCATTGATAAAAGGCGGCGCTATATATACCGGCAATCCTTTGGAAATTGACGGAAATATTATTACTGCAAAGGGTCCTGACGTTGCAGAAGATTTCGGTAAAGCCATCTTAAAATCTCTTGAATAA
- the gltA gene encoding NADPH-dependent glutamate synthase, which produces MSQKVKMPERDPKIRKKDFKQVNTGYTRDEMLKEAKRCLQCKNPSCSRGCPVEVNIPGFIKYLAGDNPSQAVKVLKQKNNLPAVCGRVCPQENQCERLCILGKKGESICIGNLERYATDIAFENNDSIAVAEKSGVKVAVVGSGPAGLTCGGDLLKMGYDVTVYESLHSAGGVLRYGIPEFRLPKEVLDKEINNLKKLGMKIILNTLIGRTRTVKELFNESYKAIFISVGAGLPVFPGIEGENLNHVYCSNEFLVRVNLMRSFDFPNYDTPVYRGKNVVVIGGGNTAMDSARTALRLGAESVKLIYRRTEKEMPAREEERLHARKEGIEFIVLTNPIKFIGDEKKFVKAVECIKMELGGYDDSGRRHPQEIKESNYAIETDMVILALGLHPNPVLTLLTEGLNTDRHGYIIIDDNYMTSVPGVFAGGDIVGGDTVIEAMGMGKKAASSIACYLNQK; this is translated from the coding sequence GCTATACACGCGATGAAATGCTTAAAGAGGCAAAAAGGTGTCTGCAGTGTAAGAACCCGTCTTGTAGTCGCGGTTGTCCCGTTGAAGTTAATATTCCTGGATTTATAAAATATCTTGCTGGCGATAATCCCTCTCAAGCCGTAAAAGTTTTAAAACAAAAAAATAATCTTCCCGCCGTGTGCGGCAGGGTTTGCCCTCAGGAAAACCAGTGTGAAAGATTGTGTATTTTGGGGAAAAAAGGCGAAAGCATTTGTATCGGAAATTTGGAAAGATACGCAACTGACATCGCGTTTGAAAATAACGATAGCATTGCGGTGGCTGAAAAGAGTGGTGTAAAAGTTGCTGTTGTCGGTTCGGGGCCGGCAGGACTTACTTGCGGCGGCGATCTGTTAAAAATGGGATATGATGTTACCGTTTACGAATCTCTTCACAGTGCCGGGGGTGTTTTGCGTTACGGTATACCTGAATTCAGACTTCCGAAGGAGGTTTTAGATAAAGAAATAAACAATTTGAAAAAACTTGGGATGAAAATAATTCTAAATACTCTTATAGGAAGAACGAGAACGGTGAAAGAATTATTTAATGAAAGCTACAAAGCTATATTTATTTCAGTGGGTGCAGGACTTCCCGTATTTCCGGGAATAGAAGGCGAGAATTTGAACCACGTTTATTGTTCAAATGAATTTTTGGTGCGCGTAAATCTGATGCGTTCTTTTGATTTCCCTAATTATGATACGCCCGTATATAGAGGTAAAAATGTTGTAGTGATCGGTGGCGGAAATACTGCTATGGATTCAGCAAGGACGGCTCTGCGGCTCGGAGCAGAAAGTGTCAAGCTCATTTATAGAAGAACCGAAAAAGAAATGCCGGCAAGAGAAGAAGAGCGTTTGCATGCCAGAAAAGAAGGTATAGAATTTATAGTTCTAACAAATCCGATAAAGTTTATAGGAGACGAAAAGAAATTCGTTAAAGCTGTTGAGTGTATAAAGATGGAACTTGGTGGCTATGACGATTCCGGAAGAAGACACCCTCAAGAAATCAAGGAATCGAATTACGCGATAGAAACAGATATGGTTATTTTGGCTTTGGGGCTGCATCCCAATCCGGTTTTAACGCTGCTTACCGAAGGTTTAAATACTGATAGGCATGGTTATATTATAATTGATGATAACTATATGACTTCAGTACCAGGCGTTTTTGCGGGTGGTGATATTGTCGGTGGAGATACTGTTATAGAAGCAATGGGAATGGGTAAAAAAGCAGCAAGCTCTATAGCGTGTTATCTCAATCAAAAATAA
- the tpiA gene encoding triose-phosphate isomerase yields the protein MRKPLMAGNWKMNKTVSEAVSFVKALKGAVTGVSNVEILVCPAFTVLYEVNNEIKGSNINLGAQNLFWEAKGAFTGEISTAMIRDTGCSYVIVGHSERRQYFGETDEAVNKKTKAALAADITPIVCVGETLKERENNVTFSVIEKQVRNGLADLTLQQASLTVIAYEPVWAIGTGKTATPDQAQEVHSFIRKIYAQMYEESAEKVRILYGGSVNPGNVSDLMKKSDIDGGLVGGASLEAESFTKLVKYSK from the coding sequence ATGAGGAAACCCTTGATGGCAGGAAATTGGAAGATGAATAAAACTGTTTCAGAGGCTGTGAGTTTTGTAAAAGCACTTAAAGGCGCGGTTACCGGCGTATCAAATGTTGAGATTTTGGTTTGCCCTGCCTTTACGGTGCTTTATGAGGTGAATAATGAAATTAAAGGTTCAAATATTAATTTAGGAGCGCAGAATCTTTTTTGGGAGGCAAAAGGAGCATTTACCGGTGAGATTTCTACAGCGATGATAAGAGATACCGGATGCTCTTACGTTATAGTAGGTCATTCTGAGCGCAGACAATATTTCGGCGAGACTGATGAAGCTGTAAACAAAAAAACAAAAGCAGCACTTGCAGCGGATATTACTCCCATAGTTTGTGTAGGCGAAACTCTTAAAGAAAGAGAAAATAATGTAACTTTTAGTGTTATAGAAAAACAGGTGCGGAACGGCTTGGCGGATCTTACTTTGCAGCAGGCGTCTTTAACGGTTATAGCTTATGAACCCGTATGGGCTATAGGAACGGGAAAGACTGCAACTCCCGATCAGGCTCAGGAAGTCCACTCTTTTATAAGAAAAATATATGCGCAGATGTACGAGGAATCTGCCGAGAAAGTAAGAATTCTTTACGGCGGTTCCGTAAATCCGGGCAATGTGTCGGATCTTATGAAAAAATCTGATATTGATGGCGGTTTAGTAGGCGGAGCAAGTTTAGAAGCCGAATCTTTTACAAAACTTGTCAAATATTCTAAGTAA
- the rpiB gene encoding ribose 5-phosphate isomerase B — translation MDKIMKLAFGTDHAAAEVRNKVKEYFQSAGYEIEDFGFCGDGSCDYPDYAVKVAEAVISKKADRGILICGTGIGMSIAANKMKGIIAAVCWNEDTAKLAVRHNGANVLCLGSRTATLSELCQRIKIFLGTPFEERHLQRIRKIEEIEKQQCQK, via the coding sequence ATGGATAAAATTATGAAGTTGGCTTTTGGTACGGATCATGCTGCCGCTGAAGTGAGAAATAAAGTAAAAGAGTATTTTCAAAGTGCTGGTTATGAAATCGAAGATTTCGGTTTCTGCGGAGATGGAAGTTGTGATTATCCGGATTATGCTGTTAAAGTTGCGGAAGCTGTTATAAGCAAAAAAGCGGATAGAGGCATTCTTATATGCGGAACTGGAATAGGTATGTCTATTGCGGCAAATAAGATGAAAGGTATTATCGCGGCAGTTTGCTGGAATGAAGACACTGCAAAACTTGCGGTGCGACATAACGGCGCAAATGTTTTATGTCTGGGTTCAAGAACTGCTACCTTAAGCGAATTGTGCCAAAGAATAAAAATATTTCTTGGAACTCCGTTTGAAGAAAGGCATTTGCAGAGAATAAGAAAAATTGAAGAAATTGAAAAACAACAGTGTCAGAAATAA
- a CDS encoding transketolase, which yields METSDLKIISADVRKDIIKMLSLAGTGHPGGSLSSVELLVSLYFKHMKFNPKDANDQSRDYFILSKGHVCPILYAVLARLGYFNPDELCTLRKTGSRLQGHPAKDKELPGIEISTGSLGYGLSIGAGIAAGMKQSKKNNRIYVLMGDGEQQEGSIWEAAMSAAHFKFDNLCAIVDDNGLQIDGATKDVMNVNPLADKYRAFGWNVIEIDGHNLEAVDKAYLQFKTEKGRPTAIIAKTVKGKGVSYMENLVEWHGKIPSKELVEKALAEIDRSLR from the coding sequence ATGGAGACTTCAGACTTAAAAATAATATCTGCTGATGTCAGAAAAGATATTATTAAAATGCTTAGTCTTGCGGGTACGGGACACCCAGGTGGCAGTCTATCTTCGGTTGAGCTTTTGGTATCGTTGTATTTTAAACATATGAAATTTAATCCCAAAGACGCAAATGACCAGAGTAGAGATTATTTTATATTGTCAAAAGGACACGTTTGTCCCATACTTTATGCGGTTTTAGCGCGGCTTGGATATTTTAATCCTGATGAATTGTGTACCTTAAGAAAAACCGGAAGCAGACTTCAGGGACATCCGGCAAAAGACAAAGAACTTCCGGGAATAGAGATATCCACCGGTTCTTTAGGATACGGTTTATCTATAGGAGCGGGAATTGCTGCAGGAATGAAACAATCAAAGAAAAATAATAGAATTTATGTTCTTATGGGCGACGGCGAGCAGCAGGAGGGAAGTATATGGGAAGCTGCAATGTCTGCGGCTCACTTTAAATTTGATAATCTCTGCGCTATTGTTGACGATAACGGTTTGCAGATAGACGGTGCTACAAAAGATGTAATGAATGTCAATCCTTTAGCTGATAAATACAGAGCTTTTGGGTGGAATGTTATAGAGATAGACGGGCACAATCTTGAAGCGGTTGACAAAGCGTATTTGCAGTTTAAAACAGAAAAAGGAAGACCTACGGCGATAATAGCGAAAACTGTTAAAGGCAAAGGAGTTTCTTATATGGAAAATCTTGTCGAATGGCACGGAAAGATTCCGTCAAAAGAATTGGTTGAAAAAGCGTTGGCAGAAATTGACAGATCATTGCGATAG
- a CDS encoding acetate/propionate family kinase, with protein MKVLVVNCGSSSVKYTLFEMENEKKIAWGIVECGPSKSYYKRQTAVSEEKKNSVKVTSHTEAVELIINDLLDKEIGSIVNIDEIDVIGHRIVHGGDRFSRSVLVTKEVKKGLKECFSIAPLHTPAHYAGILAVEKMLPGVPSVLVFDTAFHQTMPDYAYMYALPFEYYEKYHIRKYGFHGTSHNYVSQRAAIMLGKSLNELKLITAHLGNGSSITAIEKGKVIDTSMGFTPLQGVVMGTRCGDIDPAIIAYIIKIHPKYRNSEALNALMNKESGLLGISGISGDMRSIVKAAAESNKKAKLAFETLCYSIKKYISSYYGILNGIDGLVFTAGIGENSPVVREKICVNLHAIGIEIDTEKNNEPSSKERFVSTAYSRVKIMIIPTNEELMIARESRDCLRT; from the coding sequence ATGAAAGTATTAGTGGTTAATTGCGGGTCATCGTCTGTTAAGTACACTCTTTTTGAAATGGAAAACGAAAAAAAGATTGCCTGGGGAATAGTTGAGTGTGGTCCTTCCAAATCATATTATAAAAGACAAACAGCCGTCAGTGAAGAGAAAAAAAATTCCGTAAAAGTCACCAGCCACACGGAAGCCGTTGAACTTATAATAAACGATCTTTTAGATAAAGAAATCGGAAGCATTGTAAATATAGATGAAATTGACGTAATAGGACATAGAATAGTGCATGGCGGCGATAGATTTTCAAGGTCGGTTTTAGTAACAAAAGAAGTAAAAAAAGGATTAAAAGAATGTTTTTCAATAGCACCTTTACATACCCCGGCACACTATGCCGGTATTCTTGCCGTAGAAAAAATGCTTCCCGGAGTTCCGTCAGTTTTAGTTTTTGATACCGCTTTCCATCAGACAATGCCCGATTACGCATATATGTACGCTCTTCCTTTTGAATATTATGAGAAGTATCATATAAGAAAATATGGGTTTCACGGAACTTCGCATAATTATGTTTCACAGAGAGCGGCTATAATGCTTGGAAAATCTTTAAACGAACTAAAATTAATTACGGCTCATTTAGGCAACGGCAGTAGCATAACAGCAATTGAAAAAGGGAAAGTTATAGATACTTCTATGGGTTTTACTCCGCTTCAAGGAGTTGTAATGGGAACTAGATGCGGAGATATAGACCCTGCAATTATAGCTTATATTATAAAAATACATCCTAAATATAGAAACAGCGAGGCGTTAAATGCTCTAATGAATAAAGAAAGCGGACTGCTCGGCATATCGGGAATTTCAGGCGATATGAGGAGCATTGTTAAAGCAGCTGCGGAAAGCAACAAAAAAGCAAAACTCGCTTTTGAAACGCTTTGTTACAGCATAAAAAAGTATATAAGCTCTTATTATGGAATATTAAATGGCATTGACGGTTTGGTTTTTACGGCAGGCATAGGGGAAAATTCTCCGGTGGTAAGAGAAAAAATATGTGTAAATCTGCATGCCATAGGAATTGAGATAGATACGGAAAAGAATAACGAACCCTCAAGCAAAGAAAGGTTTGTCTCAACTGCGTATTCTAGAGTAAAAATTATGATAATTCCTACTAACGAGGAGCTGATGATTGCAAGGGAGTCAAGAGACTGCCTGCGGACATAA
- a CDS encoding cell division protein ZapA: MAVTRERIMGREIDLNIDNIDELSFNKAVNFVNEQWLEIKRENANVADTQKIAALTAVKIAAELLKLKYLHESISNSYENKIKEFIRQLDEANHIN, from the coding sequence ATGGCAGTTACCCGCGAGAGAATTATGGGAAGAGAGATAGATCTAAATATAGACAATATAGATGAATTGAGTTTTAACAAAGCAGTGAATTTTGTAAATGAGCAGTGGTTGGAAATAAAAAGAGAAAATGCTAATGTTGCCGATACTCAGAAAATAGCGGCTTTGACGGCTGTAAAAATTGCAGCAGAATTGCTTAAATTAAAATATTTGCATGAAAGCATTTCAAATAGTTATGAGAATAAAATCAAAGAATTTATAAGGCAGTTAGACGAAGCTAATCATATAAATTGA
- the mtnP gene encoding S-methyl-5'-thioadenosine phosphorylase: protein MEMSDNPIKIAFIGGSGLYQIDGIENIVEKDIDTPFGRPSDKIITGVINRINCAFLPRHGRGHILNPSEINQRANIYALKSLGTEQIVSFTACGSLKEEIKPKDFVIPDQVFDRTKNRSLTFFEKGIVAHVSMAYPFCNEIRSLIRQTVYEIGIKYHFCGTYVCIEGPQFSTKAESQINRQSGFSVVGMTLFPEAKLAREAEICYANISLVTDFDVWKEREEVTNDAVVANVAANVANSRRVIKSLILKLSRREIKCSCGSSLKKSLMTSSDRVTVSPHYKNVSLLIDKYFKK, encoded by the coding sequence ATGGAAATGAGTGATAATCCGATAAAAATTGCATTTATAGGTGGTAGCGGGCTATATCAAATTGACGGTATTGAAAATATTGTTGAGAAAGATATTGATACGCCCTTTGGTAGACCTTCCGATAAAATAATTACGGGGGTGATAAACAGAATAAACTGTGCTTTTTTGCCTAGGCACGGCAGAGGGCATATTTTAAATCCGTCAGAAATTAACCAGAGAGCAAATATATATGCGTTGAAATCTCTAGGTACGGAGCAAATAGTTTCATTTACAGCATGCGGTTCTTTAAAAGAGGAAATAAAACCCAAAGATTTTGTTATTCCGGATCAGGTTTTTGATAGAACAAAAAACAGATCGCTGACTTTTTTTGAAAAAGGTATAGTCGCTCATGTCTCAATGGCATATCCTTTCTGTAATGAGATAAGAAGTTTAATTCGTCAGACTGTTTATGAGATAGGAATAAAATATCATTTCTGCGGAACTTATGTATGTATTGAGGGGCCGCAATTTTCTACAAAAGCTGAATCGCAAATTAACAGACAGTCTGGATTTTCAGTAGTCGGAATGACGCTTTTTCCAGAAGCAAAACTTGCCAGAGAAGCTGAAATCTGTTATGCGAATATCTCTCTTGTAACTGATTTTGACGTATGGAAAGAAAGGGAAGAAGTGACAAACGATGCCGTTGTAGCAAACGTTGCGGCAAACGTTGCAAACAGCAGGAGAGTTATTAAAAGCCTGATATTAAAACTTTCAAGGAGAGAAATAAAATGTTCCTGCGGCAGTTCACTAAAGAAATCGCTTATGACCTCTTCTGATAGAGTGACAGTAAGTCCACATTATAAAAATGTGTCTTTGTTAATTGATAAGTATTTTAAAAAATGA
- a CDS encoding transketolase family protein, translating to MVEVFGKRATRFGFGEGIIELGKENPKIFVLGADTISSVLIDGFKKIFPDRFINVGIAETNLIGMAAGLAVAGFIPFVSTYGVFASGRPWEHIRTTVCYSNLNVKIGGSHSGIMVGPDGATHQALEDIAIMRCLPRMKVIVPCDLVETKKAVVASAYSDGPVYIRYGRENIPVFTKDDAPFEIGKANILRDGNDVAIVSCGTMVYESLMSAEILEKKGIKARVINIHTIKPIDEKAIINAARKCGAIVTAEEHQVYGGFGSAVAEVLVKNYPVPVEMVGVADRFGESGEPMNLMSRFGLRDVNIADAVLKVLKRK from the coding sequence ATGGTAGAAGTTTTTGGAAAAAGGGCTACAAGGTTTGGTTTTGGCGAAGGTATTATTGAGCTTGGAAAAGAAAACCCTAAAATTTTTGTTTTAGGCGCAGACACCATTTCTTCAGTTCTAATAGATGGTTTTAAAAAGATATTTCCCGACAGATTTATCAATGTCGGTATCGCGGAAACTAATTTAATAGGTATGGCTGCGGGGCTTGCCGTAGCGGGATTTATTCCGTTTGTGTCAACTTATGGAGTTTTTGCGTCCGGAAGACCGTGGGAACATATAAGGACAACGGTGTGTTATTCAAATTTAAACGTGAAAATAGGCGGTTCACATTCGGGAATTATGGTAGGACCTGACGGTGCAACCCATCAGGCTTTAGAAGATATTGCTATAATGAGATGTCTTCCCAGAATGAAAGTTATAGTGCCATGTGATTTAGTTGAGACGAAAAAGGCGGTAGTAGCAAGCGCATATTCGGACGGACCCGTATACATAAGATACGGAAGAGAAAATATACCGGTGTTTACAAAAGACGACGCTCCTTTTGAGATAGGTAAAGCAAATATTTTAAGAGACGGAAATGATGTTGCGATTGTATCCTGCGGAACGATGGTTTACGAATCTTTAATGAGTGCTGAGATTTTAGAAAAAAAAGGTATTAAAGCAAGAGTTATAAATATCCACACGATTAAACCTATAGATGAAAAAGCGATCATTAACGCCGCGAGAAAATGCGGAGCGATAGTAACCGCGGAAGAACATCAGGTTTACGGCGGGTTTGGCTCTGCAGTCGCTGAAGTGCTTGTCAAAAATTATCCGGTTCCTGTTGAAATGGTAGGAGTTGCCGACAGATTCGGCGAGTCCGGTGAGCCTATGAATTTAATGAGCAGGTTCGGGTTAAGAGACGTAAATATTGCGGACGCAGTTTTAAAAGTTTTAAAAAGAAAATGA
- a CDS encoding purine-nucleoside phosphorylase, whose translation MKLNIFKKIQETKKTILSLHDFNPTTAVIAGSGLGEISKQFTIRKTIKYSDIPYFLKTAVQGHAGDLLLCSYGSADLLIFNGRFHYYEGHHPQEVVYPVRVMKFLGIKTLIITAATGGLNKKYSVGDIIVLKDHIDCTGNNPLIGVHYDEFGERFPNMENVYDAVLRKKALSLAKKFKIKACEGIYFGVSGPSYETPASVKAYQILGGDVVGMSVVYEATVAAQMKMRVLGLAYVSNMAAGIHNRPLSHAEVIENGEKVSLSMSKIAKNIISFTDNQVKLL comes from the coding sequence GTGAAATTAAACATATTTAAAAAAATTCAGGAAACAAAAAAGACAATCTTGTCTTTACACGACTTTAATCCCACAACGGCAGTTATTGCCGGATCAGGACTCGGCGAAATAAGCAAACAATTTACAATACGCAAAACAATAAAATATTCAGACATTCCTTACTTTCTTAAGACTGCGGTTCAGGGACATGCCGGAGATTTGCTTCTTTGCTCTTACGGCAGCGCCGATCTGCTGATTTTTAATGGACGGTTTCACTATTATGAAGGGCATCATCCTCAGGAAGTTGTCTATCCTGTGAGAGTTATGAAATTTTTAGGGATTAAAACTCTTATAATTACCGCTGCAACCGGTGGATTGAATAAAAAATATTCTGTCGGTGATATTATCGTTTTAAAGGATCATATAGATTGCACTGGAAATAATCCTTTAATAGGTGTTCATTATGACGAGTTCGGCGAACGTTTCCCAAATATGGAAAATGTGTATGATGCCGTTTTAAGAAAAAAAGCATTGAGTTTAGCAAAAAAATTTAAAATTAAAGCCTGCGAAGGAATTTATTTCGGAGTTTCCGGTCCATCTTATGAAACTCCCGCATCCGTAAAAGCATATCAAATTCTTGGAGGTGATGTAGTGGGAATGTCGGTGGTTTATGAAGCGACTGTTGCGGCTCAAATGAAAATGAGAGTTTTAGGTTTGGCATATGTTTCAAATATGGCTGCAGGTATTCATAATAGACCGTTAAGTCATGCCGAAGTTATTGAGAATGGGGAAAAAGTAAGTCTCAGTATGTCAAAAATAGCAAAAAATATTATTAGTTTTACTGATAATCAGGTGAAGTTGTTATAA
- a CDS encoding 5-formyltetrahydrofolate cyclo-ligase: MSGYLESEKRKIRHEFLALRNRMDADSAAVCSAGIFAGIKKLSAYEKAKTVMFYLSYDSEVVTDFMINSAFGSGKIVVIPLIKNFIDEEMYAVKISRLEDACLSVYGIRQPDINSVNINIVEKDNIDLVFVPGLAFDIKGHRTGYGKGCYDRWLKSVPFEKIVGLAYDFQVTKQLPIGEYDIPVSIIVTEKRVIQIKEN, encoded by the coding sequence GTGAGCGGTTACTTGGAATCAGAAAAAAGAAAAATAAGGCATGAGTTTTTGGCTTTAAGAAACAGAATGGATGCGGATTCGGCAGCAGTCTGCAGCGCTGGTATTTTTGCCGGAATTAAAAAACTTTCTGCATACGAAAAAGCGAAAACTGTGATGTTTTATTTATCTTACGATTCTGAAGTTGTTACTGATTTTATGATAAATTCAGCTTTTGGCAGTGGAAAGATCGTTGTTATTCCGCTAATAAAAAATTTCATAGATGAAGAGATGTACGCCGTGAAAATTTCAAGGCTTGAAGATGCCTGTCTGTCTGTTTACGGCATAAGGCAGCCTGACATAAATTCCGTCAATATAAATATAGTAGAAAAAGACAATATCGATTTGGTTTTTGTTCCGGGACTTGCTTTTGATATCAAAGGACACAGGACAGGTTACGGTAAAGGCTGCTATGACAGATGGCTTAAAAGTGTGCCGTTTGAAAAAATCGTGGGGCTTGCTTATGATTTTCAAGTTACGAAACAACTTCCGATAGGGGAATATGATATACCAGTTAGTATTATTGTTACTGAAAAAAGAGTTATACAAATTAAAGAAAATTAA